The region GAACACGTACGCTTTCGGCATGGGCACCCTCGGGGCTTTCGCGGCGGTTTTTTCAGGCTGCCGGCGGTGCGCGTCGGCGTTTGTGAGAAGCGCGCGAACGGCCCGTTTCCGTGGTGCCGTCGCCGCCCCCACATCAGGCCGCGTCCCCCGATGGGTGGAATGGCCGCCGTAGTCCGGAAGTGGTGTCCGTACGGGCCTCGAAGATCGGAGGGACGTGTATCCGCAGAAGAGAGAGCCGGTCCTGCGGGTTCCCTTTCGGATCGCGGGCCTGTGGATACGCGTCGTGCTGCTTGTCATCCTGCTCTGGGGCGCTTTTCTGACCGTCCTGAGCATTTTCCCGCGCGAGAGCACGGTCGCCGAGTTCGAGGCTGCGCTGCGCGCGGATCAGGTCACGTGCGTGATCGTCTTCAATGGCGATCCGGTGCGGTTACGGTGGTCGGCCGGTCCTCTGCTGTGGTACGACGTCGATCGGGTCACGAACGCGGCCCGCGTTCGCCGCGATCTTGTGCACGAATCCGAGGTCGCCGATCAGCGCCCGTTGGTCATCTGGCGCTGGACCAGTGACCATGACAACCCGCACTACCCGTCGTGGCCCTTCCAGGTGCCGTTCCCCGGCGCGCCCTGGATCGTCGGCAGCGCATGGCTCGCCGCTCTCTTCATCATGCTCGGGGCGGGTCCACCCCGCTGGGGCAACAGATGGGCCTGGTTCTGGCTCTTCTGGATGGGCGAGGTGGGCGCGATCCTGTTCCTTCTGCTGGAGCCACGGTCTCTCTGGTACGGCCTGCAGGCGCAGCAACCGATCCCCCGCCCGATGCGCGGGGGCCACGGCTGCGTGCTGTCCATCTGTCTCAACCTCGTGGGTGCCGGCCTCGCCGCCGTCGGGATCTCCAGAGCGGTCCAGGCCCTGGCCGATCTTCTGGCCACCTTCCCCTGAGCCTGAGTTCGCTGTCTCCTCTCCCGCACTGCCGGTCCCTCATCGCCGAAGTGTCCTGTCATCCCCCCGTCCAAGATTTTATGCGGGGACATTTGTCTATGTGGGGTGAGGGCACGAATGTCGCATATCTGGCGAATGGGAAATCTGCCTGTAGCTCCAACAAGTCCTGGCGCGGGGGTGTTCGTGGCTGGCCGGTGTGGAAGAATTAATACAGGCTTTCGAATCGCTTGAGGAGGTGTGATGGATCTGTTCGACGTTGATCCTGAGCGCCTCCCTCGTTCGAGCGACGATGACGGCTGGTGGGAGCGGCTCACCTCCCGCTCGCCCCTCTGGTCTTCCGAGGGTGCGCTCGCCCGCGAATACATGCCGATCGTCGTTCCCGATGCGAGAGGGCATGCGAGCCGATTCGGTACCCCGGCGCATTTTACCTTAATTCGAGCATTTGCGACTTGTGCCGGCACCGCTGCCGTTGACGACCCCATCGGCGACGAAACCGTAGATGGTCCTTCCCCTGATGGCGCTCTTGACGATGCCGATATCCCCGGCCCCGAAGCCGGTTCTCCCGCCGCCGCCCATAACAAAGGAGGCGCCGACAGCGGCACCCGCGGCCCTGCCGGGGATGCGTCCGGCGCTTCCGCGGGTGCTTCCGGTGTGTCTGACGGTGCCTCTGACGGTGTCTCTGGTGGTGCTTGTGGTGCTCGGTCGTCGTGGGCGGCGGTGGCGGCTGCGTGTGAGGCGGCGCGGGTGGTGGCGTTGGTGCCGGTGCCTGAGGACGCGGGTGTGTGTCTGGCCGAGGCGGAGGAGTTGCTTGCGGCCCGGGATCGGATCACTTCGGCGTTGGCCGCCCGGGTCGGGCGCGTTCACCGGGCGGGGGAGGCGAAGAGTCACGGGCACGCCTCCACGAGGTTGTGGTTGCGGTCTGCCGGGGGGATGACGCCTGCGGGGGCCGGCCGGTTGGTGACGATGAGCGTGGAGTTGGATCGTCTGCCGGAGGTGCGTCGCCGGTTCGCGGAGGGTGGTCTGGCGGAGGGGGTCGTGGAGGCGATCTGCACGGCCACCGCGGGGTTGACCGATGAGCAGGCGGCTTCGGCCGAGCGGATTCTGTTGGAGTTGGCGAAGTCGGCGGGTGCGGCGGAGGTGGCGAAGGCGGGGCGGTATCTGCGGGCGGTGCTGGACCCTGATGGGCATGAGAAGGACGAGCAGGCGGATTTCGATCGCCGGTTCTTCCGGGTGCGCCGGCGGAGGGGCGGCGGGTTGGAGGGGGAGTTCTATCTGCCGGTGGAGGCGGCCGCGCGGTTGCAGCAGATGCTGGACGTCTATGCCAAGCCGAAGGCTGATGGTGATGACCGGCCGTTGAGTGTGCGGAACGCGGACGCGTTGATCGCGTTCCTGGAGAACAAGATCGTGACTGAGCTTCTGGTGCTGGTCAACGCCGAATCCCTCCCCGACGACCCCCCGAGTCGCACTCCGTGCGACGACACCAACCCCGCGGGCACCGCCCCCACAGCCGACCCCGCTGGCAAGGACCGCGCAGCCGACCAGCCCGCCGCGGACCCCGCAGGCACAGACCCCTCAGCCGACCAGCCGTCCGGCACGGAACCCTCAGGCGACAGTGATCGCCCCACCAACCCGGACACCACCGCGAGCGGCCCCGGCAGCGAGCACTTCACCAGCGACACGCTCGTCCCTCATGGCGAGCACCTGGACACTTTCCACTCCCCGGCCGCTCCCGGCGGCGAACCCCGCGCCGGTGATGCGGCGGGGGGTGAAAGTGCGCACCGCGAAGGCGACGCGGCGGTGTGCGATGGCGGGCGGTTCGGGAACGATGCGCCGATGGACGGCGATGAGCACCGGGCCACCGGCTTCGTCGGCGAGAACCCCGCCACGGAGGCTTCCGCTTCCTGCGGGGAGTGCGCCGCTCCCGACCGCCCTGCCGCTGCCGAGCAAGACGAGCCCGCCATGCAAGGACCCTCAGCGGGGGGAGGCGACACCTGGCCGGGAGATACGCCCTGGTCGGGAGGTGAGGCCTGGGCGGGGGTGGGAGCCGACGCTCCGCCGGGTGCAGAACACGGCGGTTCACCGTGGGCGGGCGGCAGCGCCTGGCCGGGAGGTGAGGCCTGCGCGGGGGTGGGAGCCGACGCTCCGCCGGGGAGCAGTCCGCCGTGGGCGGGAGGCGAAAACATCCCGCCGGGGGTGTGGTTGCGGGGGTTACCGGGGCTGATCTTGGCGACCGGGCACCTGCTGCCCGTTGTCAGCGTGCACCGGCTGGCCCGCACCAGCACCCTGGTGAGGATCGTCATGAACGCCGCCGGGCAGGTCCTGGACATGGGCCGCAAGGTCAGGTTGGCCACCCCGGCCCAGCGCCGGGCGGTCTTCGCCCGGTACGCCACCTGCTGGGTCGACGGCTGCCCGCTACCCGCCACCCTGTGCCAGATCGATCATTGCGACGACTGGTGCAGCGGCGGGCTGACCGACCTCAAGCTGCTCGGGCCGGCCTGCCAGTTCCACAACCGCGACCGCTACCGCCACCCCACCCGCTACACCCGACGCAAAGTAGGCGACGACCGCTGGGCCTTCACCTACCGCAACCCCCGCAGCAGCACCCGATTGCGGGTGTAGGGGCGGGGTGCGAGGGGCGACACCGAGCCGGGCGAAGACACTCGGCGACGCCGCACTGCCGGCTCAGCGTGGCGTGCAGGCACATGCGACGGGGCACATGCGACGGGGCACATGCGACGGGGACATACGGCAGGGCCGGGACGGCGAACTGTCGTCGCCCCGACCCTGTCTCGGATTCTGCCGGTCGAGTCAGTGGGCCTCGACTGTGGCCTCGACTGTGGCCTCGACAGTGAAGGTGGTGGTGAGCACCTGGCCGGTCGCGTCGCGGAACTGTCCCCACAGGCGGTAGAGGCCGGGGCGGGGGAACTCGGCGTGCAGGCCGAGCTCGGGCCCGAAGGTCTGCCCCGGCAGGGCGAAGACCGGGCGGCCCTTGTCGTCCTCGGCCTCGGCGTGCTCGTGGGCGAAGCCGCTGCCGTCGAGCGGCATGATCACGATGTGCCCGGCGGCGGCCAGGTAGGGGCGCAGGCCGGAGACGGGCCTGCCAGTGGCGGCGT is a window of Microbispora sp. NBC_01189 DNA encoding:
- a CDS encoding HNH endonuclease, with the protein product MPIVVPDARGHASRFGTPAHFTLIRAFATCAGTAAVDDPIGDETVDGPSPDGALDDADIPGPEAGSPAAAHNKGGADSGTRGPAGDASGASAGASGVSDGASDGVSGGACGARSSWAAVAAACEAARVVALVPVPEDAGVCLAEAEELLAARDRITSALAARVGRVHRAGEAKSHGHASTRLWLRSAGGMTPAGAGRLVTMSVELDRLPEVRRRFAEGGLAEGVVEAICTATAGLTDEQAASAERILLELAKSAGAAEVAKAGRYLRAVLDPDGHEKDEQADFDRRFFRVRRRRGGGLEGEFYLPVEAAARLQQMLDVYAKPKADGDDRPLSVRNADALIAFLENKIVTELLVLVNAESLPDDPPSRTPCDDTNPAGTAPTADPAGKDRAADQPAADPAGTDPSADQPSGTEPSGDSDRPTNPDTTASGPGSEHFTSDTLVPHGEHLDTFHSPAAPGGEPRAGDAAGGESAHREGDAAVCDGGRFGNDAPMDGDEHRATGFVGENPATEASASCGECAAPDRPAAAEQDEPAMQGPSAGGGDTWPGDTPWSGGEAWAGVGADAPPGAEHGGSPWAGGSAWPGGEACAGVGADAPPGSSPPWAGGENIPPGVWLRGLPGLILATGHLLPVVSVHRLARTSTLVRIVMNAAGQVLDMGRKVRLATPAQRRAVFARYATCWVDGCPLPATLCQIDHCDDWCSGGLTDLKLLGPACQFHNRDRYRHPTRYTRRKVGDDRWAFTYRNPRSSTRLRV